The proteins below are encoded in one region of Streptomyces ficellus:
- a CDS encoding helix-turn-helix domain-containing protein has translation MKTKLQAARVARGWSQAQLMDALEDAAERLGMELPSRTSLKTQVSMFENGRREPGADYQALFSEVYEATRAELGLALETAPSQLDALPRQTSLQIPSPTATPEVLGYLKSVFIQHAQAEPLVGPRFLVPAVQSQVPLIEELCKEASGPLREDVVRVGARYAEFLGWLHQDTGDSELAMLWTNRALDYASELDDPVLSAYVFQRRSNIAAEAGQAGYAIGLANAALKQARKLPNQVQAVALRARANSHALLGQADDCARALDEARAIADKGEGDSDGLAGYCSVAYVEMEAANCAIQLQRPHEAVETLETSLTHWPAEQQRDRGLCLARLATAYAQLEDVEGAYNAASQAVAIAQTTGSARILAELGRLQSHLTPWGKLVEIAELNRLLGSMRGT, from the coding sequence ATGAAGACGAAGTTGCAGGCCGCCCGCGTGGCTCGGGGATGGTCCCAAGCCCAGTTAATGGACGCCTTGGAGGATGCCGCAGAACGCCTTGGCATGGAGTTGCCCTCCCGAACCAGCCTGAAGACACAGGTGTCGATGTTCGAGAACGGCCGGCGGGAACCCGGGGCGGACTACCAGGCGCTGTTCAGCGAGGTCTACGAGGCAACTCGCGCCGAGCTTGGGTTAGCCCTGGAAACCGCTCCGTCCCAGCTAGATGCCCTGCCCCGGCAGACAAGCCTCCAAATCCCATCACCGACGGCGACTCCTGAGGTCCTGGGATACCTGAAGTCGGTGTTCATCCAGCACGCGCAAGCTGAGCCCCTTGTAGGGCCGCGCTTCTTGGTGCCTGCCGTGCAGAGTCAGGTGCCACTGATCGAGGAGCTGTGCAAGGAGGCCTCAGGTCCGCTCCGAGAGGACGTCGTCCGGGTCGGTGCCCGCTACGCGGAGTTCCTCGGCTGGCTCCACCAGGACACTGGTGATTCCGAGTTAGCGATGCTCTGGACGAACCGGGCCCTCGACTACGCGTCCGAACTGGACGACCCAGTCCTGAGTGCCTACGTGTTCCAGCGACGCAGCAACATCGCGGCGGAGGCCGGGCAGGCGGGCTACGCGATCGGGCTCGCCAATGCTGCTCTGAAGCAGGCACGGAAGTTACCCAACCAGGTGCAGGCAGTTGCTCTCCGGGCTCGAGCCAACTCGCACGCGCTCCTGGGGCAGGCCGACGATTGTGCCCGCGCGCTCGATGAAGCTCGAGCCATCGCGGACAAGGGCGAGGGTGACAGCGATGGCCTCGCCGGGTACTGCTCCGTCGCCTACGTCGAGATGGAGGCGGCGAACTGTGCGATTCAGCTTCAACGCCCGCACGAAGCGGTGGAGACCCTGGAGACGAGCTTGACCCACTGGCCGGCCGAACAGCAGAGGGACCGCGGACTCTGCCTGGCACGCCTGGCCACAGCGTATGCGCAGCTCGAAGACGTAGAGGGCGCCTACAACGCGGCTTCCCAAGCGGTAGCCATTGCCCAGACCACCGGCTCCGCCCGCATCCTCGCCGAACTGGGGCGCTTGCAGTCCCACCTCACTCCGTGGGGCAAGCTCGTAGAGATCGCTGAACTGAATCGTCTCTTGGGGAGTATGAGAGGGACGTGA